The genomic window TTCCATAAAATCACCTCATCTAGGGAACTTTACATTTTAATATGACTCAGATTTTTATTAATTATTTACATGTCAATGGAAATATAAAAAAGCTGTAGAAAAATCTTTATCTCTACAGCTTAATTTTTTCACATTTATTCTCTTTTTATAAGTCGATAGAAATATAAGCCAATAGGAAGTGTCTTGATTTATTTGAGCTTGAGAAAGAATAATGAGATAACAAAATATGTACTGGAATGGCAGCTATTTATTGTGGTTAAGATAAGCATTTTTTATAGAAGGATTTTCTTCAAAAAAGTCAAGGAGTCTCGAAATACAAAGTGCTGTCTCCTTACTGATATAATGTTCCAGTTTTTCTACTTCCTCATAAATATTCTCATCTTGTACCCCTATCATATGTAAAAACTCTTCTAACATTTGATGTCTTTCAACTAATTTTTTTGCCAATTTTCTACCTTTTTCGGTTAATGTGAAACCTCTGTATTTTTCATATATCCCTAAATCTGCTTCATCAAGCTTTTGCATCATTTTCGTTACAGATGATGGAAGTACATTAAGTGAAGAAGCAATATCAACACTTCGTGCATATCCTTTTTGATTAATAGTTATATAAATTTTTTCTAAATAATCCTCCATACTTGGTGTGGGCAACTTATTTTCCCCTTTCATCCAATGATAGACAAACTATAGTTAGTATATAACAAAATCTCTATTAGGTTAAATTACGTACACAAATTACCTGCTGCAGGAATATATTTTTATTGACACGTTTTTTCGATAAGTATAAAATGTTTCTCATAGGAAAGATTTTTATATTGATGCATATAATGTGATTGAAGTGAAATATGGTAAATTACCATTTTATTTTTGAGTAAAAGTTGCCTTAGGTAAACATTATTAGTTTATGACAAACATTAGTTCAAAGGAGACGATAAAATGAGTTCCGCACTTACAGTGAAAAGTTTGTTTGTTTCCTATCATGGAAATGAAGCGGTAAAAAACATTAGTTTTTCAATTGATAAAGGAAATCTGGTCGGAATAATTGGTCCAAATGGAGCAGGGAAATCAACGCTATTAAAGGCGTTATTAAACCTTATCCCAAAAGATAAGGGTGAGATTCAAGTATACGGAAAAAGTTTTCATGAATTAAGGAAATCTGTTGCCTACGTTCCGCAAAGAAGCAATATTGATTGGGATTTCCCAATCACTGTTTTGGACACAGTCTTAATCGGAACGTATCCAACACTCGGTCTATTTAAAAAACCAAAGAAAAAAGAAAAAGAATGGGCCCTTCAATGTTTGCAAAGGGTTGGGATGGAGGAATTTAGTAAACGTCAAATTGGTGAGCTTTCAGGAGGTCAACAGCAAAGAGTGTTTTTAGCAAGGGCGCTTGCTCAGAAATCCGAAATATTTTTTCTCGATGAGCCTTTTGTTGGAATCGATGTATCGAGTGAAGAGACGATCATTACGATTTTAAAAGAATTAAAGAATAGTGGAAAAACGATTCTTGTTGTTCATCATGATCTTAGTAAAGTAAGTGATTACTTTGACCAGCTTATTTTGTTGAATAAAGAACTAATCGGTTTTGGAGATATCAATCAGGTGTTACGAGCTGATGTTTTGTCCAAAGCATATTCTGGACAATTTTCTTTTCTTGATAGATTGGGGGTGGAGGTATAAATGGCTTTTATTGATGCTGTGATCCAATATGGTTTTTTACAAAAGGCATTATTGACTTCAATTATGGTTGGAATCATTTGTGGAGTGGTAGGCTGTTTCATCATTTTAAGGGGAATGGCATTAATGGGTGATGCAATTTCTCATGCTGTTCTTCCGGGGGTGGCCATTGCTTATATGCTTGGAATGAACTTCTTTGTTGGGGCGGTTATATCAGGTGTTGTAACAGCAATGGGAATCGGTTTTGTCAGTCAAAATAGCCGCATCAAAAATGATATCTCCATTGGAATCATGTTTACTGCTGCATTTGCACTAGGGATTATCCTTATTACTCTTATGAAGAGCAGTACAGATCTTTATCATATCTTGTTTGGTAACGTGTTAGCGGTTCGACCTTCGGATATGTGGACTACACTCGGTATAGGAGTCTTTGTTCTCATTTCGATTTATTTATTTTATAAAGAACTGCTTGTTACTTCTTTTGACCCAACCATGGCAGCAGCGTATGGATTACCGACAAAAACGATCCATTACTTTCTAATGACGCTGCTCACAATGGTAACCGTTGCTTCCTTACAAACGGTTGGAATCGTACTTGTCGTAGCAATGCTGATTACACCAGCAGCGACAGCCTACTTATTAACAGATCGATTATGGGTAATGATTTACCTTTCTGCGGGATTTGGGGCCATTTCGTCCATTATCGGGTTATACTTTAGCTTCACTTATAATTTAGCTTCTGGTGCAACTATTGTTCTGGTGTCAACCGTCTTATTCCTTTTAGCATTTGGCTTTTCACCAAAGCAGGGAATTCTATGGCGTTCCATAAAAGCGAAAAGAAAAAAACTTTCACTTTCATAATAAAGACGAGGAGGAGTAAAAATGAAGCATTTACTAAAATTATTTTTCACAAGTTTTCTTGCAATAGTGATACTTGCTGGATGTAGTGAAAATAAAGGAAACGTTAAGGAAGAAGAAAATAATACTGATAAGTTACAAGTGGTTACGACCTACTCAATCCTATATGATATCGTAAAAAATATTGGTGGCGATCAAGTGGAGATTCATAGTTTAGCACCAGTGGGATCCAATCCCCATGAATATGATCCACTTCCATTAGATATCCAAAAATCAACGGATGCAGATGTTGTTTTTTACAATGGATTGAATCTTGAGGCAGGTAATTCTTGGTTTGAAAAGCTTATTCTAACAGCTGGGAAATCTGGTGAGGATGGTCCTGTTTATCGACTTAGCGCTGGTGTAGACCCTCAATATTTAACATCTGAAGGCCATGAAGGGGAAGAAGACCCGCATGCTTGGCTTGATATTCGAAACGGGATAAAGTATGCAGAAAATGCAAGAGATGCACTTATTAAAGTTGATCCTGATCGTGCAGATATTTACGAAAAAAACGCTAAAGAATATATTGAGAAATTACAAAAACTTCATCAAGAAGCCGTAGAAAGCTTCAATAAAATTCCAAAGGAAAAGCGTTTTTTAGTTACAAGTGAGGGGGCCTTTAAATATTTTAGTGACGCCTATGATTTTGAAGCAGGCTACATTTGGGAAATTAATGCAGAGAATCAAGGAACACCACAACAAGTTAAGGAAATTGTAGATTTAATTAATAAAAAAGATGTATCAGTGCTCTTCGTCGAAACAAGTATCGATCCTCGTAGTATGGAAATGGTTTCAACAGAGACAGGAGTGCCAATTGGTGGAACGTTATTTACGGACTCTCTTGGAAAACCTGGTGAAGATGGAGATACTTATATCAAAATGATGGAATCGAATATAAATGTAATTCTTGATAACTTAATGAAATAAGAAAAAATAAATTAATTTGTATGCATATTTAAGAAGCCGTTGGATAAAACGGCTTTTTTGCTGTATAGATCAATTTAGGCCTATCATTTTTTTCTACGGACGGCGTTTTGCGCCGTCCATCGTGAAATTACCGGCTTACTCTACCAGTTTCTTGGTTTTAGCTCTGGTCCAACAAATTTCGCAACTTCCCCTGGATTTGATTCATCATGAAAGAAATGTGCGGCATACCAAAGAACAACATCTTGTCCATTAATAGATTCTCCATTTACGAATTTATCCAAATTAGCTCTTGCTGCATTTACATCTCTAGTGTAACCCTGGCCATCATCTAATTCAAAACTGTGGTAGCGAAGAATCCAGACATCTCCAACCCCAAAACTATCAGATGTGCCATCGTTTGAACCTGGAATTAAAGTATAGCCTTCACCAGTTAATTGGTTAGAGATGATCCATTGCCTATTAAACTGAGGGGCACGCGATCGTCTAATTTCAAAATTCTTTGTATGCAAATTCGAATTACCAATAATAGGCGGATTATTAAACTCCTGTACAACGTTGTTGCCTGCTGTTCGAATATCGAAATCAAATCTCCAGTATGCGTGGTGAATATGACGATTGCATGTACATGAATTCGCTACCGCACTGAATCCAAATCGAGGGCGAATTGTTCCATCCGCATGAAGGCGCCATTGACTGATGTATCGATACCATCCAGCTTCCATTTCGCTCACTAATACAACTTCCTGGCCTTCAACGTAGATGGCAACCCCTAGAAAGTTTCCAGCATCAAAGCCAGAATCGAGGATGGTTCTTGCAGGAGCAGAACACAAACGGAATCCGGGGGCAACATCTGTTCCGATCGCTTCAATCATCCCTTCCTGATACTGCCAATCACGGAAAGGGCCGCAAGTATCATTTTCATAGCGAACATTTAGGATCGGTACATGAGCACGATATAAAACTTGTTTCCCTCGATACTTTACATGTCGAAGTTCAATTCCAGAGCCCTCAATACCTGTAGAAGCAGCCGGCCTGACTGCAGTAAAGGACCAAAGCTCTATTCCTGCTTGTTGTACGGTTACCTGTACTTGTCCTAAAGTACCTTGACTTGCCGTAGCCTGATTTGAGTCAACCGGGGGCTCACAGATCCGTAAATCTACTCTTGAAGCTGGAGGGGCATTATTTAGATATAAAATTATATCCCGTCTAATCATATTCACTCCGACAATCTGATGTAATGGTTCAAGGGTATCCTGTATTCCGATCTCAGGCTCTTCTGGCTCTTCTTCAAGAATACCGCAGGGAATAAGCCCTACAGCAATGGTTCTTTCAATACGTCCATCCGGAAGCTCCGTATCAATGAGCGGAGGCATTGGGCTATATGGACGCAGAAGATTTCCGCGTATTAAGCTGCCTAGTTCAGGGTGATCTCGGACAATATTTACAGCTAACTCAAACTCCTCTTGGCTAGGCAACGGCTGAATATCTAATTCGGCAGCAATAATACTATCAGGATTATTAAAGGATCCAGTGGCTCGAACGGTACGATTATTTGTATAGTCATAATAAGTAGCTTGAAATTCACTAGGAGGAGTCGGCTGAGAACTTTTCGGAAGAGTTGAACATACGTTACCTGGGATGTCTTCAGGATTAAAAAATTCCATCGATAGCAAAAGATGATTTGTTCCCCTTAAAAATCGTTGAACAGAGGGATGGTCGGCTAGGATTCTATTTAATCGAAAAACCTCGTCTTGACTTGGACCAAATGGCTCTACGTTAACCATTATGTCTGGTCTAATTCCCAAAAGGATCACTCTCCAATATATTATTGTGAGGTAAAAAGAACACTCCTTAGCATCTTATGCAGAATAAAGACAGAGGAAATAATAGATTCACCTAATTTTAACCAATCGGCAAATTTCCATTAAAGAGGGACATCCGTTAATATGCAAAGAGCTAACTTTATTCACGAATGCCATTATAGTTCTTGACGAAGCACTTGAAACGAAAATAATCTTTTTACTCCAAATCATCCATCCTTAATTTTAACTTGTATTGCCTTGGTATGCTGGGGATCAGGCATCTTTTTTGTGTTAAATTTCAAGTTTCATTTGGTGGCAGGCTCCATCTATTTTATTTGGCGGACAGAGGAGCCTTTATTTCTATAAAATCCGCACTTTTAGTCAATGAAGAGGACACAGCATCCGTTATTAATGATAAACATGAGAAAATTAGCCCTATTTTCAGGCATCAGTGGAACCAGAGTCCATTCACCTCGAAAAAAACCGCCTTTTTGAGTACTT from Bacillus sp. DTU_2020_1000418_1_SI_GHA_SEK_038 includes these protein-coding regions:
- a CDS encoding metal ABC transporter permease, producing the protein MAFIDAVIQYGFLQKALLTSIMVGIICGVVGCFIILRGMALMGDAISHAVLPGVAIAYMLGMNFFVGAVISGVVTAMGIGFVSQNSRIKNDISIGIMFTAAFALGIILITLMKSSTDLYHILFGNVLAVRPSDMWTTLGIGVFVLISIYLFYKELLVTSFDPTMAAAYGLPTKTIHYFLMTLLTMVTVASLQTVGIVLVVAMLITPAATAYLLTDRLWVMIYLSAGFGAISSIIGLYFSFTYNLASGATIVLVSTVLFLLAFGFSPKQGILWRSIKAKRKKLSLS
- a CDS encoding metal ABC transporter substrate-binding protein, producing the protein MKHLLKLFFTSFLAIVILAGCSENKGNVKEEENNTDKLQVVTTYSILYDIVKNIGGDQVEIHSLAPVGSNPHEYDPLPLDIQKSTDADVVFYNGLNLEAGNSWFEKLILTAGKSGEDGPVYRLSAGVDPQYLTSEGHEGEEDPHAWLDIRNGIKYAENARDALIKVDPDRADIYEKNAKEYIEKLQKLHQEAVESFNKIPKEKRFLVTSEGAFKYFSDAYDFEAGYIWEINAENQGTPQQVKEIVDLINKKDVSVLFVETSIDPRSMEMVSTETGVPIGGTLFTDSLGKPGEDGDTYIKMMESNINVILDNLMK
- a CDS encoding metal ABC transporter ATP-binding protein; protein product: MSSALTVKSLFVSYHGNEAVKNISFSIDKGNLVGIIGPNGAGKSTLLKALLNLIPKDKGEIQVYGKSFHELRKSVAYVPQRSNIDWDFPITVLDTVLIGTYPTLGLFKKPKKKEKEWALQCLQRVGMEEFSKRQIGELSGGQQQRVFLARALAQKSEIFFLDEPFVGIDVSSEETIITILKELKNSGKTILVVHHDLSKVSDYFDQLILLNKELIGFGDINQVLRADVLSKAYSGQFSFLDRLGVEV
- the mntR gene encoding transcriptional regulator MntR; the encoded protein is MPTPSMEDYLEKIYITINQKGYARSVDIASSLNVLPSSVTKMMQKLDEADLGIYEKYRGFTLTEKGRKLAKKLVERHQMLEEFLHMIGVQDENIYEEVEKLEHYISKETALCISRLLDFFEENPSIKNAYLNHNK